In Xiphophorus hellerii strain 12219 chromosome 13, Xiphophorus_hellerii-4.1, whole genome shotgun sequence, the following proteins share a genomic window:
- the LOC116730961 gene encoding gastrula zinc finger protein XlCGF8.2DB-like, with the protein HMRTHTGQKPFSCVNCGKSFRQKQHLTKHMMIHTGEKPFSCVTCGKSFCQKRLLTQHMTIHTGEKPFSCVNCGKSFTQKHVLTQHMMIHTGEKPFSCVNCGKSFSQKQHLTRHMMIHTGEKPFSCVNCGKSFCQKRLLTQHMTIHTGEKPFSCVNCGKSFCQKQLLTQHMTIHTGEKPFSCVTCGKSFCQKQLLTKHMMIHTGEKPFSCVNCGKSFGYKLALTKHMMIHTGEKPFSCVNCGQRFSRKQDFTQHMMIHTGEKPFSCVTCGKSFIRKQDLIQHMRIHTGEKPFSCGNCGKSFCQKQSLIRHMRIHTGEKPFSCVTCLKSFSHKHSLTKHMTRHTVEKL; encoded by the coding sequence cacatgagaactcatacgggtcaaaagccgttttcatgtgtgaactgtggaaaaagttttcgtcaaaaacagcatttaactaagcacatgatgattcacactggtgaaaagccgttttcatgtgtgacctgtggaaaaagtttttgtcaaaaacggcttttaactcagcacatgactattcacactggtgaaaagccgttttcatgtgtgaactgtggaaaaagttttactcaaaaacatgttttaactcagcacatgatgattcacactggtgaaaagccgttttcatgtgtgaactgtggaaaaagttttagtcaaaaacagcatttaactcggcatatgatgattcacactggtgaaaagccgttttcatgtgtgaactgtggaaaaagtttttgtcaaaaacggcttttaactcagcacatgacgattcacactggtgaaaagccgttttcatgtgtgaactgtggaaaaagtttttgtcaaaaacagcttttaactcagcacatgacgattcacactggtgaaaagccgttttcatgtgtgacctgtggaaaaagtttttgtcaaaaacagcttttaactaagcatatgatgattcacactggtgaaaagccgttttcatgtgtgaactgtggaaaaagttttggttataaactggctttaactaagcacatgatgattcacactggtgaaaagccgttttcatgtgtgaactgtggacagagatttagtcgaaaacaggattttactcagcacatgatgattcatactggtgaaaagccgttttcatgtgtgacctgtggaaaaagttttattcgaaaacaggatttaattcagcacatgaggattcacactggtgaaaagccgttttcatgtggaaattgtggaaaaagtttttgtcaaaaacaaagtttaattcggcacatgaggattcacactggtgaaaagccattttcatgtgtgacctgtttaaaaagttttagtcataaacatagtttaactaagcacatgacGCGTCACACAGTTGAAAAGCTGTAG
- the LOC116731662 gene encoding uncharacterized protein LOC116731662 yields the protein MPRRGRRSEAAKVRWRKLESVPVDAKPGTPPLAPSAWNPTRSPPKKMSRLLEGELHDQMSPPVVRQEEPRVPPTSPGLRRGTGRRHRVETWPASRVTRRSCKLVLPTAGALEKKFALLVGDSHLRAIVDGYSTMPKGDFSLGVLASPGASAEELRLEVLDAVLPRPPEVICLLAPSNNLTASRTFVEAGAAFDALLSTVCNLSANVVVVDFPPRLCVEVSVQQLLRQEFQRVAGQRSKYGPML from the exons ATGCCACGTAGAGGACGACGCTCCGAGGCTGCCAAGGTGAGATGGAGGAAGCTGGAGAGTGTGCCGGTCGACGCAAAG CCTGGGACACCACCGCTCGCACCCAGCGCTTGGAACCCAACTCGGTCTCCGCCAAAGAAG ATGTCCCGACTGCTGGAGGGTGAACTGCACGACCAA ATGTCGCCTCCCGTGGTGCGTCAGGAGGAGCCCCGTGTGCCACCAACCTCTCCTGGGTTAC GCCGTGGGACGGGGCGTCGCCATCGGGTGGAGACGTGGCCAGCCTCCCGGGTGACCAGACGGAGCTGCAAGTTGGTTCTGCCTACTGCCGGGGCTCTGGAGAAgaag tttgctcTTTTGGTTGGTGATTCCCATCTGCGTGCTATTGTGGATGGGTATTCTACCATGCCAAAGGGCGACTTCTCCTTAGGGGTGCTTGCATCCCCCGGTGCCTCTGCGGAAGAGTTGCGGCTTGAGGTGCTGGATGCAGTTCTGCCTCGGCCCCCCGAGGTGATCTGTCTTCTGGCCCCAAGTAACAACTTAACCGCCAGCAGGACTTTCGTGGAGGCCGGAGCGGCGTTTGACGCTTTGTTGAGTACCGTCTGCAACCTCTCTGCTAAT GTGGTCGTTGTGGACTTTCCACCGCGCCTTTGCGTGGAGGTCAGTGTGCAACAGCTGCTGCGGCAGGAGTTTCAACGTGTGGCTGGTCAGAGAAGTAAGTATGGACCCATGTTGTAG